In a genomic window of Diabrotica undecimpunctata isolate CICGRU chromosome 2, icDiaUnde3, whole genome shotgun sequence:
- the LOC140433918 gene encoding uncharacterized protein, protein MSEIYSEILITLVEARPVLWDKTIEIYKDRNLTRNAWNDVCSSLEIEEVEQTERQNIESEANTLIFKKPMATRRRKQVDEVELKILKELEPKAPEKADPNMAFFQSLIPHLSKFSGEEILEFQMAVLQTISNIKDKKGPLAILYNPM, encoded by the coding sequence ATGTCTGAAATTTATAGTGAAATATTAATAACATTGGTTGAAGCGAGACCTGTTCTTTGGGACAAAACAATAGAAATATATAAAGACAGAAACTTGACGAGAAATGCTTGGAATGATGTGTGTAGTTCACTTGAAATTGAAGAAGTTGAACAAACGGAAAGACAAAATATTGAAAGTGAAGCTAAcactttaatttttaaaaaaccgaTGGCAACCAGGCGGCGCAAACAAGTGGATGAAGTAGagttaaaaattttaaaggaaTTGGAACCAAAAGCCCCTGAAAAAGCTGACCCGAACATGGCATTTTTTCAAAGTTTGATACCCCATTTGAGCAAGTTTAGTGGGGAAGAAATACTTGAGTTCCAGATGGCGGTTCTTCAAACCATATcaaatataaaagacaaaaaagggcCACTAGCCATCCTCTACAATCCGATGTAG